The following nucleotide sequence is from Solanum dulcamara chromosome 7, daSolDulc1.2, whole genome shotgun sequence.
AGAAATGGTTGGTGAAGTCAATACAAGGTAATCGCAAGCTCCGGTATAAATAATCTATGCAAAATTGATTTACTTATTTGGCTAATTAATCAAGAGAAAAACATACAAGAATCATTATACCTGAGATCCTCCATGACCATCATATACTCCATAAAAATGAGATGTCAGGTGACTCAAACTTTGACTTAGTCCATCAATTACACGATCACCAATAAACATCTTGataggaattttcataaaattaggAACAGCCATAAGAGCATCCTCCATCTCCAGTCTCTTTCCACAGATAGACACAGAACCCCAGAGTGGCACACATTCCAATTCAAACACACTCTTGACACTTTCTTTGACAGGTTCCTTCTCACTAGGCAATGGAAGGGCCACTACAGATGCCTTTAGTGTAGGGCCACTATTAGTTTCATCATCTGGGAGCGCACCTATGGTATTACTGACCTTTCTATCAAAACTCCTTTCTTCCAAACTTATGACTTTGGCAACTATTTGTCCATTGTCGATACCCTCGATTTCAACAGCAATTGGCAAGCTTAACTGTAAGCTAGCGCCCAGTGGCAATGACTCCTCGCCATTAATTCCACATAGATCTTCTCCAACAGATAAAATCTCATCTTCATCGCTTCCCTGAATGATGCTATTGCTAACAATCAGGCTGTTTTCAGCTCCCAATACAGTCTGCGGCAGACTACATTTTCCAGAGCTTTCTCCTAGTGTCAACAAGGGAACTCTACCAACCTCAACTTTCATACTGCTGCTATTTCCATCCCAACTGGTATTTGACTCAGCATGCAACAAAGATGCAGGATCTGAAAGTAAGCTAGCTGTGTCAGTCAGTAATTTGAGCCTTGTGATTTCTACATGGTTCGAAATTGCAGGGTTATCACAGATAGAGCTGCTTAAGCTGAGTGTAACAGCAACAGCTGGAGACATCTCTTCCATTAATTCTTTCTAGTGAAAACAATATGCAAGTGAGTCAACCGCGTTAGTCCGTGCAGCACTACCAGCAACAAATTGTTCCAAGCTTTATGTTTCACAGAGTAGGACTGCTTTAGAAGGGAATTCACAAGTACGGTAAAATAGCTGAATTGAATCCACAATGAAATGAGGTAGGAATCCACAAAAATGGGCAAGACAGCTAAAGTAAAAGCACAAGAAGAATGATGTAGGAATCCACAAAAATGGGGAGAGACAAAAATTGAATGAGGCAAGAAGATCTCAGTCAACAGCTCACTACAAGAAGTAAAGGGTCCACTACCAACATCAAACAAAAGGTGGAACAAGCTCCAGATAAGTGAGACAAACAAGGATGTGAAGGAGATCTGCTGCTATAAACAGATCCAAACTTCTATAGATGGCAAATTCTAGGCAGAGAAGACGTGGGGGGTCCTTTCCTGTACCTAGAACTAGAATAATATCATGCAATTATCTTTCTTCAAGAGAAGAAACAAGACTAACAAGAGCAAATCCCATCTCCACCACCATCAACCCTTAAATACACAAGAAAATGGGGAAAACGACAAAATCAAACCCTTATCCATGAATTTAAGAAGGGAAAGAGCAAGAATCATGGAAAAGAACCTAGTAAGGGCCAAAAAAACAGACAACTAATCAAGAATCACAAGAAAACCCTAAAAAGATACAACCTTTTTGCCACATGTAATTTGGGTTTCATGGATCTGAGGCAACTCATGTCCACCTCTCAAAATATACGTCATTTACTAAAATATACTATCCTCCCTCCAatcccaacaaaaaaaaattgaatctttaaGCAACAAATGATTCgagaacataaaaaaaaaaaacagtccTATTTGCATTAAATTCAGCTAAAACAGTGAAAAATTAAGCTTACCAACAAGAACCCTTTTACCAAAACAGCTTGCAGACTCTCTCTCTACCACCCCTTGtcaagattttattttatttttcatcacatgagagagagagagagagaaaagattttacctttGGTGCAGTCACTCACTCCTTAGGAGGACACGTGTAGATTCAATTATCTAACTCCAATCAATGCTAGCTGACAGACAAATGCTTTGAATTGTTTTGTGCTTACCCTTAAttacaaaaaaacaaaatggGAGAGTTCATGGACTTTCCATGAGGACCATTTTCAAGAACACCACGTGTTCTTTCTTGGCAGGACAGTCATTACCTAAATAATGTCTCCATTGTTTTTTCTGTCAATTATCATGTGTTTACTTCTTTTCAAGGGGTTTACTACTTATCTACGTCTGTTGCCTTTGcatttttcatttcatttctCCTTTTATTGCTCAAAAATTAGGTATTTTGGCGTTATATGTTGCTTTCCACTATGTTTCAATTCTTTATTATTTGACACATTGcatttactctctctttttttcctcaaaacaagctctttttttttgtttctttctttttttcattcattACCCAATATCAAATGCGACTAAGTTCAAATTCACACTAAAATAGATAAAATCTTatctaacaaaaaaaattttatataaatgcacatttgaattttttaattaaagataaaataatacTTACCACtctatcataatttttattttctctatttcaatttgtttgactTAATTTTATTTCGTACGAAacttatgaaattaaaaaatatttttaaattttgtgatcttaaattaaatatatataaaatgtacCAAATATCTTTTAATATGTGTTATTAAATATGTtgtgtaaaaaataaaaattatttaaaaagaaaaaaataactatttttaaacgGACTAAAAAGATCGTACGTAAACAAATTGTTTGACATGAAaggaatattatttttttggtacaTTTCAAACAAGGTTATTGCTTTTTACCTCTTTTTGTGCAAATTTATGCCAACTATGTATAGTAAGGCCAACTTTATGCACTTTGTCATGCATTACATAATGAagcaataaaaaatatttgtctaTGTACATTGATGGACAATAGCCAAACTTGGAAATATTGAAATTTGGAATATTcgaaataatatttgaaaattattttaaatgacTTTTTATTTGTCAAACTAATTGTTGTTTCAATCAACtttgaaatatataaagtttGAAGTCTGGAAAATAGATTTTAGAAGTTTTTAAAACTTTCACTCACATAACTTTTATTTTCATGTAGAAGAATATGTTCAATTTCCAAATATCTTCAAGCATTAgtactcttcttctttttttttccttcctaaTATCAACCAAATCATATCCAAAACCCTCTGCTAAAAAATCCCATATTATTAATTAGGAGTAATATTATTTACTTCAAAAATTATGTGCTTGTAATATAATAACAATTCAATTTGTGAAATGGGATTTAAGACAAGTGAATTAAAATGATCAAACCTATTTTTTTTCGTCCAAGCCATAAAaacaagaataaataaaagtatatgAACTACGTCAAGAACAAGAATAAGAATCGAAATAAGTATAAACTagagcaaaaaataataaagatatctTATACTCGATATTTGTATTTCAGAGTTTGAAATAGAGTTGTATTTTATAAGTGAAGATGAGACGTCTTCTTTCTTCATAGGGATTTATTTAAAGGGTAGAAAAATTATGAATATCTTGAAGATCATTGCAAGCTTGCCCCAATATTAGGTAATGAACAAGGACTAGATGGAGGAGGTTTATGAACATGATATACCTGATTAGTACAGATTTATtccatacaaaaaaaaattatttttccatATATGTTAGTAgagattttattaattatacTCCAAGTAATTGTATATTATAAAAGTACAAAGAGATTCTTATAATTACATAAAATTACCATAAGCaatgtttttttatatattttccttttgtttcataCTGTTCCACAACAAATAACTCAAGATCCATCCACCCCACCTAACAATCAATATCAGAATATTATGATCTcttcttttcaatttatttatgttgcttcattttttattctatttttttttataattctttaattctaacttttcataTGACATGTTTAATATTATAAGATTAAATGACATTTTAATgcattttttatataattttttagttttaaatcaaaaaatttaaaattctttttaattttttaaatttcatgcTAAGTTCAAatcagataaataaattaaaacacggagtaagaaaacaagaaaagacGAGGAAGAGACAAGTCAGTGTGGTGAAGTCAAGTTATATACGTAATCGATTtcatttaatttcatttttttaaaaagacttCGTAATTGTCTATGTTCtggatttttcttttctaaaaaatGTAAGATTAACGTGTAAGAATTGAATTGATGGCTCTATAAGATTGGccaaagaaatataaaaataaactttGGAAATAAAGAGAAATAACAAAAGCGTTATAAACATAACACGTCAAAGGTTACAATCAAAGAATTGATTacataaagagaaaaaaaggctatttttttaaagaatccaATAGAAATTCGACAAGGAAGCAAAGAGTAGGTTTTACTTTGCTTGGCTTAATAAATAATGGCTTTTGGATTAAAGATGGTAGGTCAATAACCAAGTTTGGTGGCACTATTATCCGATACATATTTTGGAGttcgattaatttaaatttacgttaaaaagtttatttttaaaataacgtATTATTTAttgaaagtaattttatttttaatatttaaatttgaaatctttaattaaaaatatatatatttattacttCGTTGTATCTTTGTTGATGTGACATAGTGgtattaattttttcattacATGTGCTTTCACCATTTGTCCACTTTTATAGATTAGGATTACCGCACTATTTGGGTGTTTGGTATCTtgatcaaatataatttttaaaaatatttgattacTTTTAGAGGGTGAAAAGTTAGGTGTACtagttttcttttcctaaaaaAGGTAACACGATGGACTGTGGAAGAAAAGAAAGtcataattttttctatttttttttacttcttacAAATTTATTTCAATAAACATGTACACACTATTTTCATCATCGAATAACTAAAAATATTACTCTCACATTTCAATTTATCtatctaattttaattttacttaaaaaaaataattaattttataagtttaaactaaaaatatataaaatgtaccaaaatatctttttattttataattttaaacatatcacgtgataaattaaaattataaaattataaaataaaaaacattttttacGGATTAAAacaaattagaaaaaataaattaaaataaagaaagtatCACTTATCTTTATCATCAACTGCTATTACATGATTGCCATGTGTCAGGATTTTTATGTTTAATCCAAATTCTGGAATAGATTCAAAAAATTACTTTTGTAAGACAAAACAACAAATCTTATCTTATCTTTCCGAGATATTTTTGATAGACCTAAACTTTTAAAAGacaaaatattttacaaaattaattttcatatcaAACACTACAACCACGTTAAAGAATTGTGTTTTTTCCCCCTCCTCCCGTTTTGTAGGAGCTATAGCCTATAGGAGAAAATGAAACAAGATTATTAGTTGGTTATATATATAGTTCTGCAAAAGTATAGAAGATACAAAGACGTTGAATAATCTTCTAAGTATATAAGTACTAATATTTTATTGAATAAAATCAGAAAACATTTTCCAGGAAAATAACTTCCATTGTACCAAATACACCATTCATCACTGCATCTCGACTTCAGGTGCTAACTTGTCAAGTATATCCTCCCAGCTTCAACAGCCTCATCCCTGCACTACATGCAATACAATTGCAACTCCTGCACCTATTGATTTTGCACGCCTATTTGCTGTGGATCTATTGGCCCGGACGCTTGAATCTATTCCACCGCGACTAGAAACTCTTCGCTGAATGTGGCTCATAATCGGTACGGGTGCAGTGAGGTATTCCAGTTGAGATTCCCGAACTTTGATGAATATCTCGTCGTATCTAAACCAGTGAGACATCAAAGTTTGACGCATACATTCTTTTCTAGCCGGAGATAGAGGAAAATAgagttcagggtttagggttcaaaTGGCATGCCATCATCTAATTTTTGGATTATCGACTCTGAATCCACGATGAAAGAGGAGAAAAGAACTTGTAATCATGAACCACCAAATATGCCACGTATCCAACGCCTAAGCATATGGAGTCAAGTCAGGGGCAGCTCAAATAAATTGGTGGCCTAAAGCCAAATCTGAATAGAGGCCTTaaattctaatatatatattttttatgaaatacaaAAGTTTCAGGAGGTGGTAGAGCATTCAACAGATCAAAAACAAGTTGAGTATATCAATATACTGATAGTCTGATACCAAAGAAACGCTTTTCTATGTTCCGTTCATCTTACATTTCCTCCCTAACTCCTAAGTAGGTATTCATGTCCGACATCAGTAGATGTTATTAGAACAAAGATCTATTGAAGTAAATGAGCTTATCCAGGAAAACTGATGACTACAAGGATTTGTTGATTAAAGAAATCATGTTCCCTTTTCATAGATGATAGTTCAGTCAGTCATAAATAAGTTGGATCAAGGAAAAGGAATCAAGAGAAATACCGCTGCATGGTAATATTCCGAGAATGATTCGTAATTTCCTTGCAGTATGTGTTAACATCCAGAATTGCAAAACCAGCTCTTTGAAACAAGGTTGATGTGTAAGTCTCGGAAAAGTAAAACGAACACTGAGACCATAATCATAAGGATTTGATTAAAGTTGATATAAGAGTGGGACATCACGTATAACTCAACAAACCCGGGAAAAATACTTACAGTTCCGTCCCCCCGAAAATAAAAATTCTCACTAATCATCTGGTTTCTGTCATGCAGTTTCACCTGAAACATTCGTAGTGTAAATTCCATGCCAAAAATTTGCTTACAGTTCCAGATTTCTAGCAAGCAAAAAACTTGTAACAGAAAAAGGGGTCAAGCCAAAGATAAAAATGTTCAGAACTTAATGATGTCTATGTGAAGCTGTTTCATTTTCAGAATGAAAACAGCCCATACAGAACACTCTTCAGTCAGATTTTCTCTTAGCTAAGTCATTACGTAAAGCTCCACTAAAGTTCTTCATTTCACCAATCTAAACAAAAGAGAAGGATTTATGTTCTTTGCCAACTGAAAATAAGTAAGTACTGAGTATGCAGCAGTATCTTCCTGTTCAAGTAAGGCAGTGAGCATGTAACACGTTCTTAAAAAAGATCACATGTTTTCTCTATTTTGTCTAATGAGCAATTGGAAGAACAGTGAAGAAATACGTAATCTTCAGCCTTTCAACAATTTAAAAGATGAATGACTATACATATCCATTTCCTCTCTTTTAGACACCTGGCAAAATAAATTGTTTTTTCTAAACAAGCGAGACCCCATTTCCCCCAACTACAATTTCTTTCCACTTCTAACCCTGACCAGCAGAGCTGATCATGTGCCATGTCTTATGTGTTTCATATGTTCAACCTATTTCAAGTTAAGCATGTAATTCTGGTTTGAGACAAGGAAGCTAGACATGGTGAACTCTCTCGCATCAGGTATATATGAAGATTCAAAGGTTGCACATACAGCGCTTTACCTGAGCAGAATCACCAACTGCATAATCTCGTAAAAGAATGTAACCATTTGGCTGCAAAAAATGAGATCGCAGTAGCATGGCACACCCattaaattatcaaataatagagaaacaaaaaggaaaatgagGTAAGACATCTCCTTAGCTCATGTATTACCTTTAGGACTTGCTTACAGTTCTCCAGAATGGAAGCCATCTTACATGGTGAAACTGCAGACAATGTAAAAATCTACTTAAAGGAGTTAGATGTTCGTGTAGGCATATGATTTCCCAAAGGAAGGAGATATGGATCATTAAATTGCTTTTAGGTGAAATACTATGCTTTAGCACTTCAAACATATTcaaatttgattattattacTTACTACCTTCACTTACCAAGGTTACAACATCAACAGTAGAAGGCATGACATTAACGCAGAGATCATCCTTTGCGGCATCACAGACAAAGACATTCATCTTTTCCGAATTGTAATTTGCATGCGACTGCATCATATATGATAAATAGCTTTAGTAGTTTGCACAGGACTCCATCACATAGGATAAGTAGCTTCAGGCCACAAGCATGGCATAGAAAAGCAAGGATTATACTCAGAGTTTGTCGTACAGTAGAAAACAAGCATAGTTCCTCAGACATATTACTTAAAATGCAAATAACAGATTAATCAAATGGAAGCTCACAAATTTCAAGAATAAAAATTGATATAACAGAGAGTCATCAAGAGAACAATGTCATGGATGCTCAATGAGATCCTAAGCAGACTACAATGCAATGCAGGTGAAATATTGTAAACTTAAATGCAAATGACAAAGTGATAAATAAGATATGAAATGTTAAGTTTGCTGATCTTAACCAATAAACTAATTTAATGGAAGCTAAAAAAACCGGAGAACAGAAACTGATATAGCAGCTAATCTAAGATAAAAAGGACAGGGTACTGACTGAGATCCTAACAAGATTACAGCTAATGCAGCAGGCATGAAGTAGCCATAACACGTAAAATGCTTTTACTTCTGGTAATGATTCTGAAAGTTGCAGATGAAAGATCCCAAAGATGTGAAAAAATTCCTCTACGCCAAAGAGGAGCATTTAGATATGATCCATGCTAAGCAACATAGAGTTCCATTGAGGACCTTCATTCTTTCAGCACTAAATTATAGTTCCTTTTTCGGATGATGAGTCATGCCAAATCCAATTATTTGTCAATTGCCATACGATTTCTACCTTATTGGAAAGACTCCTTAGCCGTCAAACAGTGACAGAGCAAATACCAAAAAATTCCCAAATACTATCTCGTAGCTAAAAGCCAGGGGTAACACAGCGTACACACCACCCTCCCCAGATCgaacttgtgggattacactggtattgttgttgtataactTGTAGCTAAAAATTGATTCTTTAAGTATCTTTGTTCAACATCTAGGGAATATTATGATTAAGTTAAGTTACTGTTGATGACAGCATAACATTAGAAAGTTGACAAACCTTAACGAGGGTTACTGCTGTAGGTGAGAAATCACAGGCGTGAACATAGAGCTTTGGAAATGTAGCGATGAGAGGAAAAACCGTATTCCCCGCTCCACAGCCCACCTGTCAATATCTATTTAGTTTTGATACTCTTCAGGTGACTACTACAGGAAGATGCATTTACAGCATCACTGAAATTACCTCTAAGACAACCTTCCCATTGGAAGATTccatttcatcatcaaaatatcttctcCAATCTTTCTCCAAGTAGTGTCGGTCCTTGAAAAACTGCCCAATGTACAAATGTTCGTAACTGAATTCAACAGTATAAAAGCGCAGCACGATGCACGCACAGGGTCCAGGAAAGGGACAAACTACAAGGATCTATTCTATGTAGAATTACCTGCATTTCTGCAAGAGGCTAATTACCTGGACCCGCAACCTCTCGTatacatgacaacaactttatgCCAAAACTCTCCTTCAGAATTCAACAATATATGGCAGGATAAAATCGAAgatttgaatttctttttaaaCTTTTTCGGACAAGGCCGGAGTTTTTTACCTTGTTTTTGTGGAGCTTGTAGAACTTATCCCAGTACTGTTGAGACCTTCTGCTGTAATGATGGTTTTCTCTGTCACCGTATAATGAAGTCCGAAATCGAATAGTCAAATATCTCCGGCCGACACGTGGAGTTGAATTAACTGGCCACTTCACCGGCGACACCGTAACCGGAGGAGCACCGGCTGCATGCATATTTTATGCCTCCCAAATCCCCCACGCTTACGGTTGGTTGTTAGGAGATTTTGGATGAAGTAAGGTAAAACGACGGCGTATACGTGAGACGGCACTGAAAACGGCCACGTAGGACTGTGACAGCTGTCATTTTTTTAACCTAAAACTCCTTTGAGTCTTTGATTTGTCTAATCTCATCCTTAAAAGACACACTTTACATAAAATGTTCATCCAATTGTAACCAACAAAACATACagaaaaacttaaaagaaaTACTTTCAATTTCGACCACTATACTTGCAGTAATGAATGATTTTTGTTCATTTAATTTATCAtgtcttatttttcttaattaattgaaaatcaaAAATGTTTTTAAGATGAAAACTCAAAGAACATATTTTGTTCAAAGTCATAGTAATTATCATCGGGGTTTATACTTTAATAGTATCGGGAGAACTACACAATACgtttgaatttgatttttatCACCACATTTTTTCCTTCACCAATTTCCTACCTAATGAATTTCTTTTCTAAAAAGAATTACAAAGTATTATAATGTTTGTGTTATAGTAGACGGTTTACATCACATTCTTAAAATGCTACTCTTTTTTAGATTTTGCTAACACGAAATGCTTTGTTAGTCGTACTAATCTTTACAGAGTTTTATAATGTACAGtggcaaaataaaaaatcttattaaggtttttaaaatatgaagaaatgaacacacaaaaaatcaagatgattcaaaatatactatatataccgAAAACATAATTCGGGCATTCCAACATCTTTCATTTCGATCAATAGTCCTCCTCATTTTGTTCATTGTGAAATATAGTCTGAGAGTAGTCGAAGTTGGTTCACCTCTCTCCTCCCTTATAACTTAGGTCGTTCTAATCTCGGATAAAAATATTCCAAAACGGAAGTCAAGGAGGAAAGATCATATCCTTCAAGGACCAATCTGATAATTGCTTAAGCAAATTGCTTTACAAGTCTTTTCAAATACTTTCCatcaatctttaattttaacctTAAATATGCAATGCAAATGAACTCCCTTGCCTAGGGATGGGCATGATGTGGTATATACCGAATTACCATATCATACGGAAATTTTTTAATACcgtgattttattattatggtatttggtatggtatatgatatggtatactttttaattttttttggtattcGATACggtatttgatatttaaaattaataaatcgaAATATCGAATACCATACCGAAGTATACAGttatataaataacatatacaacaacaacaacaacaacccagggaaatcccacaacgtggggtctggggaggatagagtgtacgcagaccttactcctaccaaggtaggacggctgtttaaaattattaaaatatgcaAATATGCAACCTCATATTAGTACAAACTATATGTTTAAAAGTCGAAACGTTAACTACTCTATTTTGttgaaatatataataaatgtaATTGATTAAGAAAAGAAGTTGtttgtacttt
It contains:
- the LOC129896688 gene encoding protein phosphatase 2C 16 isoform X1, which gives rise to MEEMSPAVAVTLSLSSSICDNPAISNHVEITRLKLLTDTASLLSDPASLLHAESNTSWDGNSSSMKVEVGRVPLLTLGESSGKCSLPQTVLGAENSLIVSNSIIQGSDEDEILSVGEDLCGINGEESLPLGASLQLSLPIAVEIEGIDNGQIVAKVISLEERSFDRKVSNTIGALPDDETNSGPTLKASVVALPLPSEKEPVKESVKSVFELECVPLWGSVSICGKRLEMEDALMAVPNFMKIPIKMFIGDRVIDGLSQSLSHLTSHFYGVYDGHGGSQVADYCRKRVHLALVEELKFPKHDLVDGSARDTRQVQWEEVFTNCFLKVDDEVGGKVNIDLCDDNLITSSCNSEPIAPETVGSTAVVAVICSSHIIVANCGDSRAVLYRGKEAVALSVDHKPSREDEYARIEASGGKVIQWNGHRVFGVLAMSRSIGDRYLKPWIIPEPEVMFVPRAREDECLVLASDGLWDVVTNEEACEVARRRILLWHKRNGTNPLPERGHGVDPAAQAAAEYLSSMALQKGSKDNISVIVVDLKAHRKFKSKS
- the LOC129896335 gene encoding tRNA N(3)-methylcytidine methyltransferase trm141-like, coding for MHAAGAPPVTVSPVKWPVNSTPRVGRRYLTIRFRTSLYGDRENHHYSRRSQQYWDKFYKLHKNKFFKDRHYLEKDWRRYFDDEMESSNGKVVLEVGCGAGNTVFPLIATFPKLYVHACDFSPTAVTLVKSHANYNSEKMNVFVCDAAKDDLCVNVMPSTVDVVTLIFTLSAVSPCKMASILENCKQVLKPNGYILLRDYAVGDSAQVKLHDRNQMISENFYFRGDGTCSFYFSETYTSTLFQRAGFAILDVNTYCKEITNHSRNITMQRRWIRGIFGGS